One genomic window of Terriglobales bacterium includes the following:
- the uvrC gene encoding excinuclease ABC subunit UvrC → MDLQAKIRTLPTSPGVYLYKNAEGEVIYVGKAKNLRSRVRSYFFESRPEDAKTGSLVREATDVDYIIVDNNKEALALENNLIKQKKPRFNILLRDDKTYPYIKLTLGERYPRVYVTRRLRKDGSAYYGPYFPANLAYRIVDLIHRHFLVPSCNVDLNRYHPRACLQFYIHRCLGPCVQGLAAPEAYLEAVQDVKTFLEGRPTDLVRSLRARMDTAAAEERYEQAAKYRDLVSTVQQLQEKQRIASVEGDDADVFGYHYENEMLAINLFHMRGGRVLDRREFFWDQVAPAPVAGEAENGNVPTHEAFNPGEFFSALLKQLYIDAQYVPRTIFVPVDFEDHSTLEDLLSEKVTAQGSRARVQIVVPQRGEKRSLIDLAGNNAKQSFDQRFRVMKPAARAIQDALQEALGLPERPRRVECFDISHIQGAETVASMVVWEEGKMKKSDYRKFIIRSVEGVDDFASMREVVTRRYQRMQSEKKKMPDLVLIDGGLGQLHAAAEALESLQIINQPLAAIAKREEIIYVFGQESEPVILDRHSPVLHLIQQIRDEAHRFAVTFHRKRRQMRDRSTELREIPGVGESTTRRLLQHFGSLQAVREADAAALSAVVTRSQAEAILEHFREKSGTAQSG, encoded by the coding sequence ATGGATCTGCAAGCCAAAATCCGTACCCTTCCCACCAGCCCAGGGGTGTATCTCTACAAGAACGCCGAAGGGGAGGTCATTTACGTAGGCAAGGCCAAAAACCTGCGCTCACGGGTGCGCTCCTATTTTTTCGAAAGCCGGCCCGAGGACGCCAAAACCGGCTCCCTGGTCCGAGAGGCCACCGACGTTGACTACATCATCGTTGACAACAATAAAGAGGCTCTTGCGCTTGAGAACAACCTTATCAAGCAGAAAAAGCCGCGCTTCAACATCCTGCTGCGCGATGACAAGACCTATCCCTATATCAAGCTGACCCTGGGCGAGCGCTACCCTAGGGTCTATGTCACGCGGCGCTTGCGCAAAGACGGCAGCGCCTATTACGGGCCCTACTTCCCTGCCAATTTGGCGTACCGCATTGTGGACCTGATCCACCGTCACTTCCTGGTTCCCTCCTGCAATGTGGATTTGAACCGTTACCATCCGCGGGCGTGCCTGCAGTTTTACATTCACCGCTGTCTGGGGCCCTGTGTCCAGGGCCTGGCCGCTCCTGAGGCCTACCTTGAAGCCGTTCAGGATGTGAAGACGTTTCTGGAAGGACGGCCCACTGATCTTGTCCGCTCTCTCCGCGCGCGGATGGACACGGCGGCTGCCGAGGAGCGCTACGAGCAGGCTGCAAAGTATCGTGACCTGGTGTCTACGGTGCAGCAACTCCAGGAGAAGCAGCGCATTGCATCGGTCGAAGGCGATGACGCTGACGTTTTTGGATACCACTATGAGAACGAAATGCTGGCCATCAACCTCTTCCACATGCGCGGGGGACGCGTGCTCGATCGCCGCGAATTCTTCTGGGACCAGGTGGCGCCAGCGCCTGTAGCTGGAGAAGCGGAAAACGGCAACGTCCCAACGCACGAGGCATTCAACCCAGGTGAATTCTTCTCCGCCCTGTTGAAGCAGCTTTACATTGACGCGCAATATGTGCCGCGAACCATCTTCGTGCCGGTTGATTTCGAAGATCACTCCACCCTGGAGGACCTGCTCAGCGAGAAGGTGACGGCGCAAGGCAGTCGCGCGCGTGTCCAGATTGTGGTTCCGCAGCGGGGCGAGAAACGGTCGCTCATTGATCTGGCCGGCAACAATGCCAAACAGTCCTTTGATCAGCGGTTCCGGGTAATGAAGCCGGCCGCACGCGCCATTCAGGATGCGCTCCAGGAAGCCCTTGGCCTGCCCGAGCGCCCGCGGAGGGTAGAGTGCTTCGACATTTCGCACATTCAGGGAGCGGAAACAGTTGCTTCAATGGTGGTCTGGGAAGAAGGGAAAATGAAGAAGTCGGACTACCGCAAATTTATTATTCGCTCCGTCGAAGGCGTGGATGACTTTGCCTCGATGCGGGAGGTGGTGACCCGCCGCTACCAGCGCATGCAATCCGAAAAGAAAAAAATGCCGGATCTGGTGCTGATTGATGGCGGCCTGGGCCAGCTGCACGCCGCCGCCGAAGCGCTGGAGTCGTTGCAGATCATCAACCAGCCGCTGGCCGCGATTGCCAAGCGGGAAGAGATCATCTACGTGTTCGGACAGGAGAGCGAGCCCGTGATCCTCGACCGGCACTCCCCCGTGCTGCACCTGATCCAGCAGATCCGTGACGAGGCGCACCGCTTTGCCGTTACTTTTCATCGCAAGCGCCGCCAGATGCGCGACCGCTCGACCGAACTGCGAGAGATCCCCGGCGTTGGCGAGAGCACCACGCGGCGGCTGCTGCAGCACTTCGGGAGCTTGCAAGCAGTAAGAGAAGCCGACGCGGCTGCGTTGTCGGCCGTGGTGACACGCAGTCAGGCGGAAGCAATATTGGAACATTTCAGAGAAAAGTCGGGGACGGCACAGAGCGGCTGA
- a CDS encoding ATP-binding cassette domain-containing protein has protein sequence MEFKSVSKSFGSNCVLDDVSFEVLPGETVCILGRSGVGKSVSLHHIMGFLKPDSGRVIVAYEDITDYAEPELQRIRKKVTMVFQNGALFDSLTVGENVAFPLRERGDLSEEQIYQIVDGLLEMVGVKPMRDLLPSDLSTGMKRSVAIARALAAEPECVLYDEPTTMVDPLMAQLLGDLIQKLKYQLKLTSVVVTHDMRLAKKLADRVVFLHEARVLFFGTVKDMQQSDEPIVRQFLTLDELHLDGGPAEVRAEPPEGCSQAEAR, from the coding sequence ATCGAATTCAAAAGCGTATCTAAATCGTTCGGCAGCAATTGCGTTCTGGATGATGTCAGCTTCGAAGTTTTGCCTGGAGAAACAGTCTGCATCTTGGGACGCAGCGGTGTGGGCAAATCGGTGTCGCTGCATCACATCATGGGATTTCTCAAACCTGACTCTGGCCGCGTAATCGTCGCTTATGAAGACATCACCGACTACGCCGAGCCGGAACTGCAACGCATCCGGAAGAAAGTCACCATGGTTTTCCAGAACGGAGCGCTCTTCGATTCACTGACCGTCGGCGAGAATGTGGCATTCCCCCTGCGGGAACGTGGCGACCTGAGCGAAGAGCAGATCTACCAAATCGTGGATGGTTTGCTCGAAATGGTCGGGGTAAAGCCGATGCGCGACTTGTTGCCGTCCGATCTTTCTACTGGCATGAAGCGCTCGGTGGCCATCGCCCGCGCACTCGCGGCAGAACCAGAATGCGTGCTCTACGACGAGCCCACTACCATGGTAGATCCACTGATGGCCCAGCTCTTGGGAGACTTGATTCAGAAGCTCAAATACCAGTTGAAGCTGACCAGCGTCGTGGTCACCCATGACATGCGCCTTGCCAAAAAACTGGCCGACCGAGTGGTATTTCTGCACGAGGCAAGAGTGTTATTTTTCGGCACCGTGAAAGATATGCAGCAGTCCGATGAACCCATCGTGCGCCAGTTCCTCACCTTGGATGAATTGCATCTGGACGGCGGACCGGCTGAGGTGCGAGCTGAACCTCCGGAGGGATGCTCGCAGGCTGAAGCTCGTTAG
- a CDS encoding DUF1569 domain-containing protein, with product MDSCLDKTRRAIDQAVDGLSLAELTAHAEGKWSPAQILEHLSLTYSSTVKGLGRCLAADKPLATKPTLYQRAAIALVVVCGHMPEGRQAPSFTRPKGLSAEDVVRVIQENLSKMEEIIGRCEARFGKRVKIADHPVLGPLTLPEWRKFHWVHTRHHLRQIARMRSALLHTHLLK from the coding sequence GTGGATTCCTGTCTTGACAAAACGCGGCGAGCAATTGACCAAGCCGTCGACGGCTTGAGCCTTGCGGAGCTAACGGCGCACGCCGAAGGAAAGTGGAGTCCGGCTCAAATCCTGGAGCACTTGTCCCTGACCTACAGCAGTACGGTAAAAGGATTGGGACGGTGCTTGGCTGCGGACAAACCCTTGGCTACCAAGCCCACCTTGTACCAACGCGCCGCCATTGCCTTGGTGGTCGTCTGCGGCCACATGCCGGAAGGACGACAAGCGCCTTCGTTCACCCGTCCAAAAGGACTTTCCGCCGAAGATGTGGTTAGGGTCATTCAAGAAAATCTAAGCAAGATGGAAGAAATCATTGGTCGGTGCGAAGCGCGCTTTGGAAAGCGCGTCAAGATCGCCGACCACCCCGTGTTGGGGCCGCTTACCCTCCCCGAGTGGCGGAAGTTCCATTGGGTGCATACCCGGCACCACTTGAGGCAGATCGCCAGAATGCGATCTGCACTCCTGCACACACATCTACTTAAATAG
- a CDS encoding prepilin peptidase: MDPLVAITIFVFGLLFGSFLNVCIHRLPRHLSVVHPGSACPKCNTPIRFYDNVPVLSWLVLRGRCRHCKAAISGRYIAVEVLTASLFVACYARFGLTVATVKYCVFGFLLLGLIFTDAETKLLPDRMTLPGLVLGLVFSLFVPINDLAARVIPGLISMPVSSDISAHLLSFADALLGAIVGASFIYGAGKIYLGLRGAEGMGFGDVKLMAMVGAFLGLKLTVFTLFAASIVGACFGVGTMLAVWIKRTRRRMLRNHEDAASARKRAWQSAKIVYRRYEMPFGVFLGSVAILAFFFGNSILRWYWESFL, encoded by the coding sequence GTGGATCCGCTCGTAGCCATCACGATTTTCGTCTTCGGGCTGCTCTTTGGCAGCTTTCTAAACGTGTGCATTCACCGTCTGCCTCGGCATTTGTCGGTGGTGCACCCGGGCTCCGCCTGCCCGAAGTGCAACACCCCGATTCGGTTTTATGACAACGTCCCAGTCCTGAGTTGGCTGGTGCTGCGTGGACGCTGCCGCCATTGCAAAGCGGCGATCTCCGGGCGCTACATCGCGGTGGAAGTCTTGACTGCATCTCTGTTCGTGGCTTGCTATGCGCGTTTCGGATTAACCGTGGCCACGGTGAAGTACTGTGTCTTCGGCTTCCTGCTACTTGGCCTTATTTTCACCGACGCTGAAACCAAGCTTCTACCCGACAGGATGACATTGCCGGGGCTGGTACTGGGACTGGTTTTCAGCTTGTTTGTTCCAATCAACGACCTGGCTGCCCGGGTGATTCCGGGCCTGATATCGATGCCCGTCAGCTCGGATATTTCAGCGCACTTGCTGTCTTTCGCGGATGCGTTGCTGGGCGCCATTGTTGGGGCTTCCTTCATTTACGGCGCCGGCAAAATTTATTTGGGCCTGCGTGGCGCTGAGGGAATGGGATTTGGGGATGTGAAGCTCATGGCCATGGTCGGCGCATTTCTCGGGCTGAAGCTTACGGTGTTCACCCTCTTCGCGGCCTCAATTGTAGGTGCTTGCTTCGGGGTGGGAACCATGCTCGCGGTCTGGATCAAGCGTACTCGCCGCCGCATGCTCCGCAATCATGAGGATGCCGCCTCGGCGAGGAAGCGGGCCTGGCAGTCCGCCAAGATCGTTTATCGTCGTTACGAAATGCCTTTTGGAGTATTTCTGGGAAGCGTGGCAATTCTTGCTTTCTTCTTCGGGAACTCCATTCTGCGCTGGTATTGGGAAAGTTTTTTATAA
- a CDS encoding ATP-binding protein, which yields MASLLARLPTILVLCVLLGIFLSLRRHAKSGSVRLWTISWSLILLHFIAQVFEFYPGWRGQVFNALDLVGLELSGTVLIASTTKVLVESRRWRQIFFAVVGLPICIHACLYAPSIEVRWIQILCFALIFFGGPLVFAFSHWPIAGWKWSLVAFCYAIGMWAIYGAFRHLYDNSDTAILAIVFWLPAIGFYRLYRRSSPGVVSTMVGFITWGAVFPLGALTDYLLPKVAINPEMWNVPKFFVAFGMILTLLEDKSLSLEEVNQREHEANQQVQNLAQITSRLLMGADPGQMCQESAEVITRYGNFRRVAIMLADDDGHLHVAGYGGLLPKHGHELEQKAPNWTTIETAELVGAGRPIGANSFHLTYEQVAKYGPVGGGHDYAPNPYWKTGDKVFVPLRSPSGRYVGSIFLDDPRDVSRVTAEELSKIELLAADLAVSLENKTLQRQLVRSEKLAAIGKLVSGVAHELNNPLTSISGFAELLLDEASLHKDARSKIEKISRESRRMQRIIDNLLRFARRKTVEYAPIDLELLLRDAVGLYEYRLRSQNINLQIKVDPTLPKVVGDEDQMKQVFVNLLSNAVDALAGCDAQRITVEMFPRSEKVVVRFADSGAGFSDPNRAFDPFYTTKPVGKGSGLGLSICYGLIKEHGGEISVQNLQPTGAAITIELPRTQKRPLTAAAAVGSST from the coding sequence ATGGCCTCACTTCTAGCCAGGCTTCCGACGATTCTGGTCTTATGCGTGTTGCTTGGCATATTTCTCTCACTGCGACGGCATGCCAAATCAGGCAGCGTGCGACTTTGGACTATTTCGTGGAGCCTGATCCTGCTCCACTTTATCGCTCAGGTATTCGAGTTTTACCCGGGCTGGCGCGGGCAGGTGTTCAATGCGCTCGACCTGGTTGGCTTGGAGCTCTCCGGCACTGTACTGATCGCTTCAACCACCAAAGTACTGGTGGAGAGCCGCCGCTGGCGACAAATTTTCTTCGCCGTGGTGGGCTTGCCGATCTGTATTCATGCCTGCCTGTACGCGCCTTCCATTGAGGTGCGCTGGATACAAATCCTCTGCTTCGCCCTGATCTTCTTCGGTGGGCCGTTGGTGTTTGCGTTTTCTCACTGGCCAATTGCAGGCTGGAAGTGGAGCTTAGTTGCGTTCTGTTACGCAATTGGCATGTGGGCAATCTACGGTGCTTTCCGCCATCTATACGACAACAGCGACACCGCGATTCTGGCAATCGTCTTCTGGCTACCCGCGATCGGCTTTTACCGTCTGTATCGGCGTTCGTCGCCGGGGGTTGTGAGCACAATGGTAGGGTTCATCACCTGGGGAGCTGTGTTTCCCCTGGGTGCGCTCACCGACTACCTGTTGCCTAAAGTAGCCATCAATCCTGAAATGTGGAATGTGCCCAAGTTTTTCGTGGCATTTGGAATGATCCTGACGCTGCTGGAGGACAAGTCGCTCTCCCTTGAGGAGGTGAATCAGCGCGAGCACGAAGCAAACCAGCAAGTGCAGAACCTTGCCCAGATCACGTCGCGACTGTTGATGGGTGCCGATCCCGGGCAGATGTGCCAGGAAAGCGCCGAGGTTATCACCCGTTACGGCAACTTTCGACGGGTCGCGATCATGTTGGCGGACGATGACGGACATTTGCATGTGGCAGGGTACGGAGGACTATTACCAAAGCACGGACATGAACTAGAGCAGAAGGCCCCGAATTGGACCACCATTGAGACCGCCGAACTGGTGGGAGCGGGACGGCCGATCGGCGCAAATTCTTTCCACCTTACCTATGAGCAAGTGGCAAAGTACGGACCGGTGGGAGGAGGTCACGACTACGCACCCAATCCTTATTGGAAGACCGGAGATAAGGTGTTCGTACCGCTGCGCTCGCCTTCCGGAAGATATGTGGGCTCGATTTTTCTAGATGATCCCCGTGATGTGTCGCGAGTGACGGCTGAGGAATTGTCGAAAATTGAATTGCTCGCGGCTGATCTGGCAGTCTCACTTGAGAACAAGACGTTGCAGCGGCAGCTGGTCCGGTCGGAAAAATTGGCAGCCATCGGAAAGCTGGTCTCGGGTGTGGCTCACGAACTGAACAATCCCTTGACCTCAATCTCGGGATTCGCGGAACTTTTGCTGGACGAGGCATCGCTGCATAAGGATGCCCGCTCCAAAATCGAGAAGATCAGCCGCGAAAGCCGCCGCATGCAGCGCATCATTGATAACTTACTTCGCTTCGCGCGCCGGAAAACGGTAGAGTACGCACCGATTGATCTCGAACTTCTGCTGAGAGACGCGGTGGGCCTGTACGAGTACCGGCTGCGCAGCCAGAACATCAACCTGCAAATTAAGGTTGATCCCACGTTGCCGAAAGTGGTGGGAGACGAAGACCAAATGAAGCAGGTGTTCGTGAACCTGCTGAGCAATGCGGTAGATGCGCTTGCCGGGTGTGATGCACAACGCATCACCGTAGAGATGTTTCCACGGAGCGAAAAGGTCGTCGTTCGTTTTGCGGATAGCGGGGCTGGCTTCTCCGACCCGAACCGTGCTTTCGATCCTTTTTACACGACGAAGCCTGTCGGCAAAGGCAGCGGTCTGGGACTGAGCATCTGTTATGGCCTGATAAAAGAGCACGGTGGCGAAATTTCTGTTCAAAACCTTCAGCCCACCGGGGCCGCGATCACCATCGAACTTCCCAGGACACAAAAGCGTCCCCTTACGGCAGCTGCTGCAGTAGGATCCTCAACTTAA
- a CDS encoding tetratricopeptide repeat protein, giving the protein MVPRLFLFVFLVLGLGFPAIAQNNDHQQAPDQSRPTQSTDPSDKSTGQPAEQDSPQADSPAQSAEDQAPTNRDANAPGANQPLPRSAGSERSNDESSSRDTLIDLSPPSDDAKNHPNSGTEDTDTGDVQEFRPFDPHRAMKDIEVGDFYFKRKNYRAAIGRYREALEYKPNDAIATYDLALALEKVNALDEARANYAAYLKILPHGPSSEEARAALQRIDPKDTAAVKK; this is encoded by the coding sequence ATGGTGCCCCGGTTGTTTCTCTTTGTGTTCCTGGTGTTGGGTCTTGGTTTTCCGGCGATTGCGCAAAATAACGATCACCAGCAGGCCCCCGATCAATCGAGGCCAACTCAGTCAACCGACCCGTCCGATAAATCAACCGGCCAACCCGCCGAACAGGACTCCCCACAAGCAGATTCCCCCGCCCAGAGTGCTGAGGACCAAGCTCCCACCAATCGCGACGCCAATGCGCCCGGGGCCAACCAACCACTACCCCGCTCCGCAGGGTCGGAGCGCAGCAATGATGAAAGCTCCAGTCGGGACACCCTCATTGACCTGAGCCCTCCCTCGGACGACGCCAAGAACCACCCCAACAGCGGAACCGAGGACACCGACACCGGCGACGTGCAGGAATTCCGCCCCTTTGATCCCCATCGCGCCATGAAGGACATTGAGGTGGGCGACTTCTATTTCAAGCGGAAGAATTATCGTGCCGCCATCGGCCGCTATCGTGAGGCGCTTGAGTACAAGCCCAACGATGCTATCGCTACCTACGACTTAGCGCTGGCCCTAGAGAAAGTAAATGCGTTGGATGAAGCACGCGCGAACTACGCGGCTTACTTGAAGATCCTTCCTCACGGCCCTTCCTCCGAGGAGGCGCGGGCGGCATTGCAGCGCATCGACCCGAAAGATACGGCGGCTGTGAAGAAGTAG
- a CDS encoding OmpA family protein produces MNRIFLGFLASSLLFSAGCATKKYTRNEVTPIVNKVNELDDLTAKNTHDIKDVDTRTQQGIQQVQSKTAEVETKTQAAASQAQQAQQLADQATNRVTSLTNTVANLDNYRVVVDTSVHFGFNKDNLTSKAKKALDELAVEIPNTKGYIITVEGGADSVGSKDYNYDLSQRRADAVIQYLAVKHSVPAHKIYLIGLGKDKPVASNSDASGRAKNRRVDIRLMTNTAEGKTPASSSSPSPSASLR; encoded by the coding sequence ATGAATCGGATTTTCCTCGGATTTTTGGCCTCCAGCCTGCTGTTTAGCGCAGGCTGTGCCACCAAGAAATACACTCGCAATGAAGTTACACCCATCGTTAATAAGGTAAATGAGCTCGACGACCTGACGGCCAAGAACACCCACGACATTAAGGATGTGGACACCAGGACCCAGCAGGGCATCCAGCAGGTCCAGTCGAAGACCGCCGAGGTCGAGACCAAGACTCAGGCCGCCGCCTCGCAGGCACAGCAGGCGCAACAGCTGGCTGACCAGGCAACCAATCGCGTGACCAGCCTCACCAACACGGTCGCCAATCTGGATAATTACCGCGTGGTTGTGGATACCTCGGTCCACTTCGGCTTCAACAAAGACAACTTGACCAGCAAGGCCAAGAAGGCTTTGGATGAGCTCGCGGTTGAGATCCCCAATACCAAGGGCTACATCATCACGGTTGAAGGCGGCGCGGACTCCGTCGGTAGCAAGGATTACAACTACGACCTGAGCCAGCGCCGGGCCGATGCTGTTATCCAGTACCTCGCGGTCAAGCACAGCGTGCCAGCCCACAAGATTTACTTGATTGGCTTGGGCAAGGACAAGCCGGTAGCGTCCAACAGCGACGCCTCGGGACGAGCCAAGAATCGCCGGGTTGATATCCGGCTGATGACCAACACCGCCGAAGGCAAGACGCCCGCAAGCTCCAGCTCGCCGAGCCCGAGCGCCTCGCTGCGGTAA
- a CDS encoding DUF2911 domain-containing protein has product MMMKRILPLVLMVEALLLTAPSSQAQFQNGGQSSLLKVPLISQRAVVTQRIGITDVTVTYHRPLVNNRQLWGKVVPYGKVWRAGANENTTIEFTDPVSIEGQSLPKGIYGLHMIPGENEWTVIFSKTATAWGSFSYNEAEDALRVKVKSQPSDFHEALTYDFDEVKPESALVTLRWEKVAVPFKVGVNVNEITSKSLPAQLRGWPGYTWDAWDDAATYLLENKGDLQEALKYEDKSLQIEERYDNLLTKSRIEDALGQKDAATVSRNKAIAMANAQQLHAYGRQLQTQGQQAQAFEVFRMNVKKNPNHWLVHSEIARMHTAKGDFDNAVKEMKLSAAAAPEGAKPFMERLVERLQAKEDINK; this is encoded by the coding sequence ATGATGATGAAGAGGATTCTGCCACTCGTGTTGATGGTCGAGGCTCTGCTTTTGACTGCGCCAAGTTCCCAGGCTCAATTTCAGAATGGCGGCCAGTCGTCACTGTTAAAAGTCCCGCTCATCAGCCAACGTGCTGTGGTAACGCAGCGAATTGGGATCACGGACGTCACCGTCACTTACCATCGTCCGCTGGTGAACAATCGCCAGTTGTGGGGCAAAGTCGTGCCCTACGGGAAAGTCTGGCGGGCGGGGGCCAACGAGAACACCACCATTGAGTTCACCGATCCGGTAAGCATTGAGGGGCAATCGCTCCCCAAAGGCATTTACGGTCTGCACATGATTCCCGGCGAAAACGAGTGGACGGTCATCTTTTCAAAGACCGCCACCGCGTGGGGCAGTTTCAGTTACAACGAAGCGGAAGACGCGCTGCGAGTAAAAGTGAAGTCCCAACCCAGTGATTTCCATGAAGCCCTCACCTATGACTTCGACGAAGTAAAACCCGAATCTGCACTAGTCACGTTACGCTGGGAAAAGGTGGCGGTACCCTTCAAGGTCGGCGTGAATGTGAACGAGATCACTAGCAAGAGTTTGCCCGCTCAACTGCGAGGCTGGCCCGGCTACACCTGGGATGCATGGGACGATGCTGCAACTTACCTGCTTGAGAACAAGGGCGACCTCCAGGAGGCGCTGAAATATGAGGACAAGTCACTGCAAATTGAAGAGCGTTACGACAATCTGCTGACCAAATCTCGGATCGAGGATGCGCTCGGCCAAAAAGACGCGGCCACTGTAAGCCGAAACAAAGCAATCGCCATGGCCAATGCCCAGCAGCTCCATGCCTACGGGCGCCAGCTCCAGACCCAGGGCCAGCAAGCGCAGGCATTCGAGGTTTTCAGGATGAACGTCAAGAAAAACCCTAACCACTGGTTGGTGCACTCCGAAATAGCTCGCATGCATACCGCCAAAGGCGACTTTGACAATGCGGTGAAGGAAATGAAGCTTTCGGCAGCGGCAGCACCGGAGGGTGCCAAGCCCTTCATGGAGCGTCTGGTGGAGCGACTCCAGGCCAAGGAAGACATTAACAAATAG
- the rph gene encoding ribonuclease PH has product MFYRSDNRAPDQMRPVSIVPDFIPTAEGSALIEVGNTRVICTASVEEGVPTFLRNSGKGWITSEYGMLPRSTLTRTPREAARGRQSGRSQEIQRLIGRSLRAVSDLARLGERTIFIDCDVIQADGGTRTASITGAFVAMGLALEKLIEAGTLTSAPIRDFVAATSVGIVDGVALLDLNYEEDSRAEVDMNLVLTGAKRIVEIQGTAEQHPFDETQLRQMMDLARRGVELLVAKQQAVLSKLLLRQ; this is encoded by the coding sequence ATGTTCTATCGCAGCGACAATCGCGCCCCCGATCAGATGCGTCCGGTAAGCATCGTGCCCGACTTCATTCCCACTGCCGAAGGGTCGGCGTTGATTGAGGTGGGCAACACGCGGGTGATCTGCACCGCGTCCGTAGAAGAAGGAGTACCCACGTTTCTGCGTAACAGCGGCAAGGGTTGGATCACCAGCGAATACGGGATGCTCCCGCGTTCGACACTCACTCGCACTCCGCGAGAAGCTGCTCGTGGGCGCCAGAGTGGGCGATCGCAGGAGATTCAGCGCCTGATCGGGCGCTCCCTGCGTGCGGTCAGCGACCTCGCACGCCTGGGTGAGCGCACCATCTTCATTGATTGTGACGTGATTCAGGCGGACGGAGGCACGCGAACCGCCTCCATTACCGGAGCATTTGTGGCTATGGGCTTAGCACTGGAGAAGCTAATCGAAGCCGGCACCCTCACTTCGGCGCCCATCCGCGACTTTGTCGCCGCCACCAGCGTAGGCATCGTGGATGGAGTGGCGCTGCTCGACCTGAACTATGAAGAAGATTCACGCGCCGAGGTGGACATGAACCTGGTCCTCACCGGTGCCAAGAGAATTGTGGAAATTCAGGGCACCGCCGAGCAGCACCCTTTTGATGAGACGCAACTCCGGCAAATGATGGACCTCGCCCGCCGGGGCGTCGAATTGCTAGTCGCAAAGCAACAGGCGGTGCTGAGCAAACTTCTGTTGCGCCAATAG
- a CDS encoding BON domain-containing protein gives MKAKTSLYIHAVVLLTILGLAVGCSRTPNDAQLAGNVQAKISADPGVQSRQITVQSNNGIVTLSGYTNTDAERATAAADAAQVSGVKTVVNNLQVQTSAQAEAPAEQAPAEEQAAPAPAPRRQARRPTHRSAPPSSSNNLAASNHSTPVNSAATPAEAPPPPPPPPKPVVIPAGTSIAVRLIDTIDSEKSQSGQTFRATLNSPLSDESGNVVIPAGYEVTGILDDVKSAGRFAGKSDIVMELSQLSVNGKTYNLKTNQYSRAGSSRGKATATKVGAGAGLGALIGALAGGGKGAAIGAAVGAGAGTGVSAATKGQQIVLPSETVLNFQLQNPLSVYATSQGPNGNRQQVQ, from the coding sequence ATGAAGGCGAAGACATCGCTCTATATACACGCAGTTGTGTTGCTGACCATTCTTGGGCTGGCGGTGGGCTGCTCGCGCACCCCCAATGACGCGCAACTAGCCGGCAACGTGCAGGCCAAGATCTCGGCTGATCCTGGCGTTCAGAGCCGCCAAATCACAGTTCAATCCAATAACGGCATAGTGACCCTCTCCGGCTATACCAATACTGATGCAGAGCGCGCAACGGCTGCGGCTGATGCGGCCCAGGTGAGCGGCGTTAAAACCGTAGTGAACAATTTGCAGGTGCAGACTTCGGCTCAGGCCGAGGCACCCGCCGAGCAGGCGCCGGCTGAGGAACAAGCAGCACCGGCCCCGGCTCCGAGGCGGCAAGCTCGGCGGCCTACCCACCGTAGCGCCCCACCGTCGTCCAGCAACAATTTAGCTGCCTCGAACCATTCAACGCCTGTGAACTCGGCGGCAACACCGGCTGAAGCCCCGCCTCCCCCGCCTCCACCTCCGAAGCCAGTGGTGATTCCGGCAGGCACCAGTATCGCGGTGCGACTGATCGACACCATTGATTCGGAGAAGAGCCAGAGCGGTCAGACTTTCCGCGCTACGCTGAATTCGCCTTTGTCGGATGAATCCGGCAATGTCGTAATCCCAGCCGGCTACGAGGTAACCGGAATTCTGGATGATGTGAAGAGCGCCGGGCGATTCGCCGGCAAATCGGACATTGTCATGGAGCTTAGCCAACTCTCGGTGAATGGCAAGACCTACAACCTGAAGACCAACCAATATTCCCGAGCTGGTAGTTCCCGGGGCAAGGCCACGGCCACGAAGGTGGGGGCCGGCGCTGGCCTGGGCGCACTCATCGGCGCTCTGGCAGGAGGTGGCAAGGGTGCTGCTATCGGCGCCGCTGTAGGCGCAGGCGCGGGGACCGGAGTTTCGGCGGCGACTAAGGGCCAGCAGATCGTACTACCCTCTGAGACCGTGCTGAACTTCCAACTGCAGAACCCGCTTTCCGTCTATGCCACGTCGCAAGGTCCGAACGGCAATAGGCAGCAGGTGCAATAA